Part of the Mya arenaria isolate MELC-2E11 chromosome 8, ASM2691426v1 genome, aaaactatttgtttatttgacttAATGACATAACATACTTAAGCTTTTAATAACCCTAAAGTTGTTCGAGAAATTGGACACAGAATAACTTATTGCTTAAAGTCGTAATGTATATCTATAGCATGTGACATTTTATAACCTAAACGGTTACTGTTACCAAATAACCAATAAACAACATTCATGGCTAAATGTGGCAAAAATTCATGTACTGGGTGTATTAAACATTCGGAGTATCCACGGAAAACATCATTGCAAGTATAACAGTACAATTCcaagaaaacagtttaaacgaCAAGCAGATTGACAGTATACACATAGAAACACCTGTTGCATTGTCGTCACATCAAATAGGATCAGAAATTAACTAAATATCATTGAGTCTCGTAATTGATCGAGCGCCTAAATCATATTCACTCCAAAGAAATTTTCTTCCGGCTTGTCAACCAAGGACACATCGTTTATCTTCACAGAGATTTCATCTCCCGCGTTCAGACGGAGAACAGTGGACACCTGACTGCTGTAGTAATTATAGCTTCCGATGGATGAATTCTTGCGAGACTGAATACAGGAGCCGATCTCTTCGTCACTCGAAAGGACGTTGAATCTATACATGGAGTGACGTATTGGAGCCACTTGTTGTTCTGCGAGCTCCCCGTTGATTCTTTCCCGGAGCGTTAAAAATGAGTGGACGCTATATGTGCCAGATAGAGGAACTATCATTCGACCGTTTTGGTAACGTATTCCGTAGCGTTGGAAACCGTCCGTGTAGTGAAGGTCTTTGTCATGGCGCCACGAACGGACCGTTGTCATCGCAGCATCAtctacaatttatttataattaagaCGGGATATTTCCATTGAACATGTTTCTTAAACACTATTATTTTGCAGGATGATTATCCTGTTTCAGTATTAAATCCAGTTTTGGCCTGAAACCGAAATGAAGTATCGAAAATGTTGTAAGGAATTACTGGCTCAAATGGTTTTAGTACCTGAGCTCTGCTTGATATCCCGGGCACCAACAAGGCGGGCGGAGGGTTTCATCTCCAGTTGGGCTTCGAAAGGATTTTGCAGTTGAATGTCTTGTTCTGGAAATTGAGCGTTAAACTATGTATTTCAGAAAGTATGAAAACTGTTATCATTGAATAAGAATTCGTCTAAGATAAACGTTGACACAGCTGCTGGAAATCGAAAGGGTTGCttgtaatacatttaaatagttaaactacttttaaaaaagagcatttttctttcttcaaaCACAAAGATTTGCAACTTTATTCACATATTGAGAATGTGGATACCGAATTTTGatcagaaaaaaaacgtttctgAATTACGACTTAATTCACGTAcctttaatatatttcaccgtATCCTCTTTTTCCTTCTTCAACAAATCGTTATAAATTACTGGTAGTTCcttgaagaagaaaaaacatatcaaatttatttccaCTCGACCTATTGTTAcgattatatcatttttacgaGAAGAAGTAATCTAAACAATACGTGAAATCTGCagtatttcaaagaaattacTAAAGGGAAATGCGCCCATCTATCAGAAACCTTTGCGATATATAGAAGAAAACATCCTGATAACCGTGATTTGGCTGTAGCTAGTACAAGATCGTGAATAGAACGATCAGAAACTTTCTTGTAGCAGTAAATagaattatgtttttgaattgGATTTcagttaaagttaaaataatgcaCTATTGAACCGTAATTCTTACACATACGAATAATATTATGCCTCACGTTCGAcataatgatgataatattcGAACGAATTCCTCACACGTGTGTGACAAATTCGTATAAATATGTCTCACATTTGTGAAAATTAAATTGTGTATCTCTACCCCCTCAAAGCAAAAACGAATACGTCACACATTTCAAAAAACAGTCTTTGCAACTTATACAGATCAGGGGTCATATTGTGTTTGCTATGTCCGATTTAGCCCTCACATTTTACAGGATGCTAGCACATATCGAATAAATAACCCAGGTTCAATTTGGAGTCatggaccaaaggtcaaggtcacatgggGTAAAATGTCAAATTCTTAAGCACTCAATATTTTGATTACATTTCGACactgatatttaatatttgaagtaAAAGTTCCATGTTTTAAGGGGTCATGTGGTCAAAGGTCTAGGTCAAATGGGGTCATAAGCATGTTATcctttaatattaaacatattgatatcTGTTTGGCGCAAAACATGATTGTTCTGTATGCATATACGatcatttttgcttttttgcCTATAGGATTGCACAATTCCTCCGTCTGTCCGTCGCAGTTAATGTCCGGTCAAATACTTCATGATGCACGGaccattaaaaaaagtaaattacaaCAAGAGTTAACCACATGATGGTCATCAAGACAatgtgtggcgtgcaagacccagGCTCACCGGGAGAGTCACACTTTCGGACATTTTCTTTAAGTAACATAGAGTGTTGACTCTTAACTTTTAAGATGATAACCGGAGTTCAGTTCCCAACTGGGTAAATGTTCACCTCGTCCGGGCTACACGCATATCTCATTTTAAGACTCGCCGACTGAAGGTCATGGTCACCGTTCAAGTCATTTCACCCAAAAGCGCGTGcaatgatgtttactgacgtaaTGACGCGCAGTATTTTATTCACTTCATATGTCAAGAAGTTCCTTTAATATGACGTCtcttaagggttattttgttttgttttgaagctatatttctgtaaagtttgtttatggaaatcatctattgaaatatcataattatgcttacataaagtgtacaataaaaaagaattgcgtcacagcgcgtgactcatttAGCAGGGTGAGGGGATGCCTATAACGTCCCGTGAAATACGTATGCAATATGTGTCAAAAATCTCTCACCTTGTACgattatgtttaaatgcattacatttaaaatgtattaacacTATTTTCTATCCATGTAgcatataaatacaaaacttaagtaacttcatattttaagatattttaatttgattataaatCAAGCCAAacagttgtgtttttttcaacgttaaatatcataaattatcatttatttgttttagacTCGCGTTGGATATAAAAGATATTTCGATTTGATTATGGTCGTACCCCGACGTTGACATGTGACGTctaaaaacactttcaaatccAACTATAATCCAacgttattttaatgtttgggTCATTAGTTGGCACAACGTCCATCCAACTTCAATGTTTACTGGTTTTGAGTATTGAGGTTTTGTTTCCGTTCCATATGTTCTACCACTAAAAGGATTTCCATGAAATCAATGATCAAATTTCAACCTCACTGcgacaacattttaaaaccatgAGACCATGGTACCTGACATTAACATCTGAACtcagatattaaattttcaGAGGATTGTATAAGCCGATTTCACTTTCACGAAGTCATGAAATCTTGATGTTGAAATCATGCTTTCGTGGAGTTAAATTCGTAAAACCGTGATTTCTTAAGTTAAAACCGtaaatttaaattgcatttaaaagcaTAGCAGTAGCCAATAATTTGCATTAGTCTGTGTTAAAAGCCATATAAAATATGATGATTGAGCTAGATtttagtatgtatatattatataataatgtgaataatACATACCGCAACGTATTTTAATAAAGAACCATAAACTTGTACCTATTAATAAGTcttgttaattaatttacaaaaaagatGCATGTCATCTATAATATGATATTGCAAGAAAGCTTTCATATAGAGAAGTTCACCCCTAACCCTATCCAAGAAGTAGGcgtgcacctctatatttagtcGTAATAGAGGTACCGCTCCTAATATCCAGGTGCATCTCTTTATTTGccataaaacatgttcaatatcCTAAAAAATATAGATGCACCTCTAAATAAAGAAGTATAGAAGTACACCTCTATTGTGTACTTTAAAACTTGAGGTGCACCGCTGTTTTTGGAACTGAAATTCTAAATACAGAGGTGCACATCTATATAAGATCgattataagtattttccaCGGCCGAGAGTGTATgacggtaaacctcgtttccgcaaaacaccctgcgcgagggttgggatgaacctatctcacaggagcggctatggtagatccTTTTCTCCCatctttgttaaacaaaattaagcaaaaatgaatattgttgctggaactattttgtgtgtagagaaaataaatgcgtatggatatgtgataattcgtggttgtcatggatatgcgcgcagtgattcagataaTGTTACTAGTTtcatcggtctttaaatagttctgaggagggtgaagcattatttcttgaaagcaaggttcgaatttaactttgaggagcactcgcaaaattttgcgagtgcattttgaggcaactcgcaaaatgacaaatcaacttgcaattttattatttgtctataagtattaaaaacaataaaataataaatttaaaataaaaaagcaacagtaaatgtagcgttgatactttggaccatgaaatatatcgatcaacgaagtctattcattttgacagttgggcggaaatatattcgaaggatgatggggtttacatatagtgcgcaaaagcgctaaatttagccaatgattgggCTAGATGATAACGTCattcgtatttactttgtattatgcacgcctcgtacacctcggagcatcccggaaagattcgagataaaactcggccttttccgtatttggtctatttttgaaaacctactagagcgtgactccgtactttCTTCTTTATACCGgaagtgtaaacatgccacttatatgctgtttacactcgactacatagcggaattaagttcatgtttattctactttccttttaacattttgtggtctagaaaaagccactcgcagaattttgcgagcttgaataagtcactcgcaatttccaaatgtcgctcgcattttgcgagtatgccagtctaaattcgaaccctggaaaagtgcgtgaaaactgttttctggtgacatttaaagcgagaaataattaactcgcgttctaaatattgccaccagacaaggtttccatgatgcgctacagacgacagtcttcaacaagggtggtaattacaatgtggtgaccattaaaagaagttccatacgggcattttatcttcgcccgtgggcaagataagaatttctagcatggttaaattaatggatctacttatctgaggtgggagaatataagtatcttccatggtcgagagtgtaagataggttcattccgacccgagcgtagggtgttttgcggaaacgaggtttaccgagtttccgcaaaacaccctgcgcgagggtggGGATGAgcctatcttatacgagcggctatgctagatgctttttcttccacctcagttaaacaaaattaagtaaaaatgtattttttgctggaactctttttggcttagtgaaaataattgcgtatggatatgcgatagcacgtgattgtcatggatatacgcgcagtgatccagttaatgttaatagtcaaatcggtcttttttaaatagttctaaggagaatgaagcattatttcttgaatggtgcctgaaaactgttttatggtgacatttgaagcgagaaatacttaattagcgttctaaatattaccataagacaagatttccttgatgctactgacgacagtcttaaacaagggaggtaattacaatgtggtaaaaggagttccatacgggcattttatcttcgcccgtagGAGCAACAAGGGATGTatttacaatgtgatgaccattaaaagggAGTTCCATACTGgttcttgttttatctttgcccgtgggcaagataagaatttctagcatggtcaaatttttggatctacttatctgaggtgggagaaatgtattttttactttaCGATACACTTCCGAACTGATATTCAATCAAAAATACGGCGTCAGGTAGCTAAAAATGATACACGAGCGACCTAGGAAACGTGAAAATTTCGTTGGTACTTAAGAGGTGGTGAAATAAGGGGGGACGAGAATTTAACAACACGTACTTGTGACATATTCGTATGAATTTGTCACAAGCGTGTGAGGAAGTCGTATGTCTATTACACGTGTGACATATGTCATGTATTCGTATGTCTGAAAATTACGGTTCAACAATGCTCTATCTATATCGGTTAATGCACTTCATAGTAAACTTTCAAAAATGACCTTCGAAATTAGTTCGAATTCAATCGTAAAGGGGTGGGTAACGTTTTGTTACCCTcacaaaatgttgacaaaatagTAAAATGAAGAAAGCTGTACATTAATgataaacagaacaaaatttgCACCACCAGTTAATTGATACGATCATACAAAATAATCCCGAGACCAATCGGTTATTTCTTTGGCCTAAATCTTAGATCACATTAGATACCATTCCAAAAATAGCTTAAACAATAGTTATGACATGTATATCGTTTTCTTCTCTTTTTCTGATTCATTTTGAGGTATAACGTATTACAATAACAGTTTACGAGTCTTAAGTCTAAAAAAGAGCCTTAGTTAAAATCGAAAGTAGGAAAATACCGTTTCGAATAGAAGGTGAATTTTATCAACTGTTGGTCCACATTCTATTTCACCATTTTCGGCCTTAAAACAGATCTCTTTATTTCCATCAATAGTCTCAACATCCGGCATCGATAGTATGATAGCAATTACAGATATGATCACCGTCAACAGCAAAACCAATGAAACAATCCCAAAGAGTTTCAGATGTTTAACCGCCATTATGAATCGACTAGTAAACTATTTCTGTTTGAAACAACTGAGTCATAATATCTACGCAGTTAATAATGTTCGATTTGCGCATGCTTGCTTTATACGGAATGCCattagggccatcgcctataaatgtgttgatctgaaacgcgatactcgattgtacgatgatgaaaacgcgaaaccACGAacttacgatggtgaaaacgcgacagtacgatgatgaaaacacgacagcacgataacgaaaacgcgataatacgacagtactatgatgataatgcgataaactatcgtgttttcaccatcgtactttcgcgttttcagcatcgtaatatcgtgatttcgcgttttcatcatcgtaatatcgtactgtcgcgttttcataatcgtactgtcgcgttttcatcatcgtactgtcgtgttttcatcatcgtactatcgcgttttcataatcgtactgtcgtgttttcaccatcgtactatcgcgttttcatcatcgaacTTTCGTGTTTtcataatcgtactgtcgcgttttcattaacgtactgtcgtgttttcatcatcgtactatcgcgtgttcatcatcgtactgtcgtgttttcatcatcgtactatcgccttccggtgcgcatgcgcatataactactactactactactactactactactactactactgctactactgctactactgctactactactactactactactactactactactactactactactactactactactactacctactactactactactactactactactactactactactactattactactactactactaccactgccacctactactactactactactactactactactactactactactactactactactactactactactactactactacttctactactactactactactactactactactactactactactactacttctactattactactactactactactactactactaccgctaatactactactgctactgctactactactactgctgctgctgctgctactgctgctgctgctccaAAGAACTCGGCATACTAATGAGTGCTTGCTATTGACTAATTTAACACAAATTGAATGAGGAATTAGAAGTTtctgtggtggtggtgatggtggtggtggtactgctgctgctgctgctgatgatgatgatgattcaaTGACTTAATACATGCAAGCACCCCTAAAACCGTCTTTTGTCACATCGAGGGTCAATTCTTTTATGCGTATGCGCACCGGaaggcgatagtacgatgatgaaaacacgacagaacgatgatgaaaacgcgacagtacgaaggtgaaaatacgacagtacgatgatgaaaacacgacagtacgatgatgaaaacgcgatagtacgatgataaaaacgcgatagtacgatgataaaaacgcgaaagtacgatgatgaaaacgcgacagtacgatagtacgatgatgaaaacgcgaaatcacgatattacgatgctgaaaacgcgaaagtacgatggtaaaaacacgatagtttatcgcattatcatcatcgtactgtcgtattatcgcgttttcgttatcgtaccgtcgcgttttcatcatcgtattgtcgcgttttcaccatcgtagtttcgtgatttcgcgttttcattatcgtactatcgagtatcttgcttcagatcaacacatttataggcgatggccctaacggcattccgtagcTTTAGGCGGCAGgcaacaatttgtttttgttttggcaaaTGGGGGAAGTGGTTGCATGTCATCCGAACTCGACAAGAAACGCTTTTTCGAGCATTATGAAGGCATATTTTCAACTTTCACAAGGCTATGGTTTTACTCTTAAGTTGAATACGAATGATTTGCATGCATACACAGGCTGTCACTGAACGCAAGGAAATATAATTAGGGGTGGAACATTCAAGGGAGGGAGCATTAATTTAATGTGAAAATTTAGCAGGAATGTGGCATTTTAAGTaaatgaataccattttatatTTGCGCTCTCACAAACGGAGTTCATTTATGGGACAAGAACCACTAACAGCTATTGGATTGAAAAGGGCTGGTGCATTTACACCAgcca contains:
- the LOC128243676 gene encoding uncharacterized protein LOC128243676; the protein is MAVKHLKLFGIVSLVLLLTVIISVIAIILSMPDVETIDGNKEICFKAENGEIECGPTVDKIHLLFETELPVIYNDLLKKEKEDTVKYIKEQDIQLQNPFEAQLEMKPSARLVGARDIKQSSDDAAMTTVRSWRHDKDLHYTDGFQRYGIRYQNGRMIVPLSGTYSVHSFLTLRERINGELAEQQVAPIRHSMYRFNVLSSDEEIGSCIQSRKNSSIGSYNYYSSQVSTVLRLNAGDEISVKINDVSLVDKPEENFFGVNMI